Below is a genomic region from Sphingopyxis terrae subsp. terrae NBRC 15098.
GGCGCGGCCGATCCCGCATCGGCGCGGTGCGGAAAATCGACGCGCGCGGCGTCTTGTCGATGGAAGGGCGTCCGACACGGGCGCCGGTATGGCATCGGAAAGGCCTGCGGCGTGGCGCGAGCGCAGCACATCGTCATCATTTTCCACGATTTTTCGTTCGGAGGGACCGAGGTGATCGCGCTGCGGCTGGCGCGCGAATGGGTGGCGCAGGGGCGCCGCGTCACCTTGCTTTGCGGCACATTCGATGGTCCGCTGCGCTCCGCCGTGCCGCGCGGGGTACACACCGAACGCCTCGAACCCGAAATTCCCAGAACGCCGCTTTCGCGCCTGCGCCTGCGGCGTGCGCTGTCGGCGGCGATCGCTCGCCTGCGGCCGGACGTCCTCTTTCTGCCGGGCAATTTTCATCATGTGCTGGCGGGCGCCGTGCGCGATTTGCCGCGGCGGCCGAAGGTCGTGGCGAAGATCAGCAATCCGCTGGCGCCTTCGGCGATCCCGGCGCTACGCGCGCTGCTTGCGCGGGCCTTTCGTTGGGCGGCGCGCGATGTCGACTGGTTCGCCGCCATGTCGACCGGGCTCGCGGACGATGTGCGTGCGCTGACGGGACGCGCGGAGGTCAGCGTGATCTTCGATCCCAATATCGACACGATCATAAATTTGCCGGCAGCCAGGAAGGTGCCGGGCACCGGGCCGCTGCATCTGCTGGCGGCGGGGCGACTCGTCGAGCAGAAGGATTTCGGTCTCGCGGTGCGCGTTGTCGCCGAACTGGCCAAGCATCGCGACGTGCGGCTGACCATTGCGGGCGACGGGCCCGACGCGCCGCGGCTGGCGCGGCTGGCGCGGCGTTTGGGCGTTGCGGACCGGATTGCGCTACCGGGGCGCCTGGCATCGATCGGGCCGGCGCTCGACCATGCCGACCTGCTGCTGATTACCTCGCGCTACGAAGGCGGGCCTGCCGTTGCGGTCGAAGCGCTCGAACGCGGCGTTCCGGTTATCGCCACCGACTGTTCGCATTTCCTGCGAGATTTGCTCGCGGACGGTGATTGCGGCGCGATCGTCCCCAGCCGCGAACCGGCGGCGATTGCCGAGGCGATGCTCGAATGGATCGACCGGCAGGATCGCCGACCCTTTTCTCCGGCGGTCGTTACCGAGCCTTTCGGCACGGCTTTCGCTGCGCGCCGCTATCTCGATCTTTTCGACCGTCTGGCCGGGGCGGGCGGTTGCGCCGCGGCGGTCAGCAGGTCAACGCCGCCGCGAACAGGCAGCGAAAGCGCTCGACGCACTCGGCCCCTTCTTCGGCATCGAGTTCGAAATTATCGACCTTCATGATCGTCCGCAGGACGCCGACGCCCATCAGGATCGCCAGCAGCATATTGGCGCGCATCTCGCCCTGATCGCCGCCGATCGTTCCGGCGAGCGGCTCCAGAACGTCGCGGTTCACCAGTTCGCGGATGATATCGCCCGCCTTGGGAGACGAGGCCGAGCGCAGCATGATGACGAACATCTCCATGCGATGATGGCGGTCGGCGTCGTCGTCTTCGGCGACGAGTTGCGCCAGAAAACCGGGTAATTCGTCGATGCTTTTGGGCTCGCGGAACAGATGCGGCTTTGCTTCGTCGCTGACGACTTCGCGGAACAGCCCTTCCTTGCCGCCGAAATAGCGGCTGATCAGCGCGACATCGACCCCGGCATCACCCGCAATGTCGCGCAGTCCGACATTTTCATACGCCTCGCGCAGAAAGCGTTGGTGCGCGGCCGCCAATATCGACGCGCGGGTTGCAACGGCATCGCGCCGCTTGATGGTTGAGCTTCTCTCCATTTTTGCGTCCATAATGGTGAATGAGAATAAATCAACAACTGTTGACTTACGATGAACGGCCCACTAGTTGACAGCGACCGTCATCGCGCAACTTCCCCCCCTCCCTGTCGCGCGATGGCGGAACGCTTCAACAGAAAAGACAAGATCATGCAAAAGCGCTTTCTCCTCGCGCCCGTCCTGTGCCTTTCGTTCGCGCTGGCTGCCTGTTCGGGCGGCGGCGACCAAGGACAGGGCGGTCCGCCGTCGCTTCCCGTCACCGTGTCTCAGCCCCTCGTCCGCGACGTGACGGAGTGGGATGATTTTGTCGGCCGTTTCGAAGCGATCGACAGTGTCGAAGTGCGGCCGCGCGCCTCGGGATATTTGCAGCGCGTACACTTTGCCGACGGCCAATATGTGCGGGCCGGGCAGCTTCTCTTTTCGATCGATGCGCGCCCGAACCAGGCGGCGCTCGATCAGGCGCGCGCGCAGTTGGCGCGCGCCAACGCGACCTTGGCGAACGCAAAAACCGAATTCGCGCGCTCGGCGACACTGGCCGCATCGCAAGCGGCGAGTACCGAGGAGGTCGAGCAGCGCCGTGCCGCGGTGCGCGCTGGCGAAGCCGATGTGGCGGCGGCGCAGGCCGCGGTGCGATCGGCGCAGCTCAACGTCGGCTTCACGCGCGTGACCGCACCGATTTCGGGGCGTATTTCGCAGCGGCTGGTCGATCCCGGCAATGCGGTCACCGCCGATCAGACGGTGTTGACGACGATCGTGTCGACGAGCCCCATCCATTTCAGCTTCCAGGGTTCCGAGGCGAGCCTGCTCGGCTATGAACGCCGCGGCGACAAGCTCGACGGCGCGCCGGTGCGTATCCGCCTGCAAGGACAGCAGGATTATGCGATTTCGGGCCGGATCGACTTTGTCGACAACGCACTGTCGAACGGATCGGGGACGATCACCGTCCGCGCCGTCGTGCCCAACCCCGATGGCAAGCTGCGCCCGGGCATGTTCGGCCAGCTTCAGCTTGCGGCTTCGGCGCCGCACGCCGCCGTCATGGTTCCCGACACCGCCATCGTCACCGATGCGGCGCGGCGCCTGGTCTATGTGATCGGCGACAAGAATGTGGTGCAGGCGCGCCCGGTCGAGCTTGGCCCCGTCATCGACGGGCTGCGCGTGATCCGTTCGGGCATCACCGCCAAGGATCGCGTCGTCGTCGGCGGCATCCAGCGCGCGATGCCGGGCAAGCCCGCGAAGATCGAGGCGGGCCGGATCGGTGCCGATGGCAAGGTCGTGCCCGCCAAGGCGGCCGCGAAGCCTGCCGCGGCGGGCGCTGCAGCGGGCAAGGGCGGCGCACAGTGAATTTCAGCCGATTTTTCGTCGACCGCCCGATCTTCGCGGCGGTCATCGCCATCTTCATCACGCTGATCGGCGCCTTTGCCTATCCGCAGCTTCCGCTCGCCCAATATCCGGAGATCGCGCCGCCGACGATCAGCATCACCGCATCCTATCCCGGCGCCTCGCCCGACACGATCGCCGAAACGGTGTCGTCGACCATCGAGCAGGAGGTCAACGGCGTCGAGAATATGCTCTATATCCAGTCGTCCTCGACGCAGGGTCTGGCGCAGATAACGGTGACATTCCAGCCAGGCACCGACCTCGATGCGGCGCAGGTGCTCGTTCAGAACCGCGTTGCGCTCGCCGAACCGCGCCTGCCCGAACAGGTGCGCCAGATCGGCGTGCAGGTGAACAAGCAGGAAACCGGCTTCCTGATGATCGTCGCGCTGACGACGACCGATCCGGCGATCGACCTCGATTATGTCGGCAACTATGCCAATTCGACGCTGCGCGACCGGCTGCTGCGCCTGAAGGGCGTCGGCGGGGTGCAGATTTTCGGCGGCGGCTATTATTCGATGCGCGTGTGGATCGACCCCGACAAGGCCGCCGCGCGCAACCTGACCGCGACCGAGATTGTCGCGGCGCTGCAGAGCCAGAATGTCCAAGTCGCCGGCGGCTCGGTCGGCGCGCCGCCCTATGGCAAGGGCAATCCCGCGTTCGAGCTTCCGGTCGAAGTGCCGGGACGCCTCGTGACGCCCGAACAATTCGCCAATGTCGTGATCAAGACCGATACGCAGAATGGCGCGATCACGCGGCTGAAGGACGTCGCGCGGGTCGAGCTTGGCAGTCAGGATTATGGCGTGCGCGGCGTTTTCAACGGCCAGCCGGGCGTCGGCATGGCGGTGATCCAGCAGCCGGGCGCCAACGCGCTCGATGCCGCGAAGCTGGTGCTCGACGAGGTCAAGGCGGCGTCGAAGGACTTCCCGCCGGGGCTGGAATATCAGATCCCCTTCAACCCGACCGAATATGTGCAGGCGTCGGTGAGCGCGGTGCAGGAAACGCTGATCGAGGCAATCATCCTCGTCGTCATCGTCGTGCTCGTCTTTCTGCAGACCTGGCGCGCGGCGATCATCCCGATCATCGCGATTCCGGTGGCGCTCATCGGCACCTTTGCGGTGCAGCTGGCGCTCGGCTTTTCGATCAACTCGCTGTCGCTGTTCGCGCTGGTGCTCGCGGTCGGCATCGTCGTCGACGACGCGATCGTGGTCGTCGAGGCGGTCGAGAAGCATATTCGTCAGGGCCTCACCCCGCGCGAAGCCGCGCACCGGACGATGAGCGAAGTGTCGGGCGCGCTGATCGCGATCGGCCTCGTCCTTGTCGCGGTGTTCGTGCCGACGGCCTTCATCCCCGGCATCCCCGGTATCTTCTATCAGCAATTCGCGGTAACGATCGCGGCGGCGACGGTCTTTTCGCTGCTGACGTCGCTTACCCTGTCGCCCGCGATGGCGGCGCTGCTGCTGAAGCCACACGAGGAGCATCACGCCGAACCGAAAAACCGGATCATGCGCGTGGTCCGCCGCGCCGCGAACAGGTTCAACGACGGGTTCGACCGACTGTCCGAACGCTATGGCACCACCACCGCGTCGCTGATCCGCAAGACGGCGCTGATGCTGGGCATCTATGCGGTACTGCTCGCCGCGACCGGCTGGCGCCTCGCAGATACGCCGACGGGCTTCATCCCCGATCAGGATCAGGGCGTGCTGATCGGCGTGGTTCAGCTTCCGCCCGGCGCGTCGCTCGATCGCACGAGCGAGGTGCTGGCGCGCGCGCAGAAGACGGTGTCGCAGATCGACGGCGTCGAGAGCATCGCGACCTTTTCGGGGCTCGACGGCGCGAGCTTTTCGACCGCATCGAACGCGGGCACGATGTTCATCCGTCTGAAGGACTGGAGCGAGCGCGGCAGCGATCTGAGCGCCAGCGCATTGTCGGGCAAGCTGTCGGGCGTCCTCGCGATGGCGCTCCCTGAAGCAAACGCCTTCGTCATCGCGCCGCCCGCGGTGCAGGGCCTCGGTAACGGCAACGGCTTCACCATGATGCTGCAGGCGCGCGAGGGGCAAAACTATCGCGACCTTGAAAAGGTGACGCAGGCGATGATGGGCGGGGCGCAGCAGGTGCCCGACGTCACGCAGGTCTTTTCGCTGTTCAACACCGGAAGCCCGCGCATCTTCGCCGATGTCGATCGTGACAAGGCGCAGATATTGGGCGTCGACCCGAGCCAGGTCTACGCCGCGCTCGGCACCTATCTTGCCTCGACCTATGTCAACGACTTCAACTTCCTTGGCCGCACCTTCCGCGTCACGGCTCAGGCCGAACCAAGCGCGCGCAGCCGGATCGAGGATGTGGGCCGATTGCAGGTGCGGTCCTCGTCGGGCGAGATGGTTCCGCTCTCGTCGGTCGCGACCTTCCGCGACGACAGCGGTCCGACCCGCGTCGTGCGTTACAATCTGTTCCCCGCGGTCGAACTGCAGGGACAGGCGGCGCCGGGCGTCTCATCGGGTGCGGCGTTGACCTCGATGGAGGGACTGGCCGCGAAGACGATGCCGCAGGGCTTTTCCTATGAATGGACGGGCCTTGCCTATCAGGAAAAGCAGGCGGGGAGCAGCGCGGTGCTGATCTTCCTGCTCGCGGTGGTCTTCGTCTTCCTGGTGCTGGCGGCGCAATATGAATCGCTGCCGCTGCCGCTCGCGGTGATCCTGATCGTGCCGATGTGCATATTGGCGGCGATGCTTGGCGTGAACCTGCGCGGGATGGACAATAATATCCTGACGCAAGTCGGGCTGGTCGTGCTGATTGCGCTCGCGGCGAAGAACGCGATCCTGATCGTCGAATTCGCCAAGCAGGCGGAGGAAGAGGAGGGGATGGCTCCGCTCGACGCCGCGGTTCACGCCGCGCAGTCGCGCCTGCGTCCGATCCTGATGACCAGCTTTGCCTTCATCTTCGGCGTCATTCCGCTCGCGGTGGCAAGCGGGCCGGGGCAGGAAATGCGCCAGGCACTCGGCACGGCGGTGACGTTCGGCATGCTCGGCGTCACCATATTCGGGCTGATCTTCACGCCGATCTTCTACGTCGTGTCGCGCAAGCTGGGCTATCGCGTCCAGCAATGGTTCGCGCGCGGCCGCACCAACAAGGGCGGCGATGCGCCGCTGGAGATGCCATGATGAGCCGTAATGTCCTGCTGGCCGGTGCCGCCGCGCTTGCACTGTCGGGCTGTGCCGTCGGTCCGGCCTATGTGTCGCCGACCCCCGCCGCTCCCGGACAGACGCCTTTCCTCGAGGCAGGCAAATCGCCCGCCTTCACCGGCGAGCAGCCGGCGGGGCATTGGTGGAGCCTGTTCGGCGACCCGACGCTCGACGCGCTCGTCGAAGAGGCGCTCGCCGCCAATACCGATCTGCGCGTCGCCGCCGCCAATCTGGCACAGGCGCGCGCGGTGTTGAAGGAATCGCGAGCGGGGCGCCTGCCGACCACCGGAATAAGCGCCAGCGGCACCTACGCCCGCCAGCCGGGCAGTGTCACCGGCATCGGCCCGGTCGAGGGCGAAAGCTATGATGTCGGGCTCGACATCGGTTATCAGGTCGATCTGTTCGGGCGCGTCGAAAGTGCGATCCGCGCGAGCCGCGCAGATGCCGACGCGGTGCAGGCGGCCTTCGACCTGACGCGCATCACGGTCGCGGCGGAAACGACGCGCGCCTATGCTGACGTCTGCGCCTACAACCGCCAGCTTGCGGTGGCGGAGGAAACGCTGCGCATTCAGGAACAGACCTTCGACCTGACGCGCCGGCTGTTCGAAGGCGGGCGCGCGACGCGGCTCGACACCGGGCAGGCAGGGGCGCTGTTGGAACAGACGCGCGCGACCCTGCCGACCTTGAAGGCGCAGCGCGCCGGGGCGCTCTATCGCCTTGCGCTGCTGACTGGCAAGCCGCCCGCCGAAGCGCCGCAGGCCGCGTTGCAATGCCAGGCGCCGCCCGAACTCGACCGTCCGATTCCGGTCGGTGACGGCGCCGCGCTGCTCGCCCGTCGCCCGGATATTCGCCGGGCCGAGCGCCAGCTCGCCGCCGCCGCGGCGCGCGTCAATGTTGCGACCGCCGACCTTTATCCCAGCATCAGCATCGGCGGGTCTGTGGGATCGACCGCCGACGCGGTGTCGGGGCTGGGCAAGTCCGACAGCTTCCGCTTTTCGATCGGGCCGCTGATTTCGTGGAGCTTTCCGAACATCGCGGTCGCGCGTTCGCGGCTGAAGCAGGCGGAGGCCGGCGCCGACGCGGCGCTGGCGACCTTCGACGGCACCTGGCTCGGCGCGCTTCAGGAAACCGAAAGCGCGCTCGCCAACTATGCCGGCGAACTCGACCGGCTTGCCGCGCTACGCCGTGCAGCGGACGAAGCGGGCGAGGCGGCGCGGATCGCGCGGCTTCGCTATCAGGCGGGGCGCGAGAATTTTCAGGTCGTACTCGATGCCGAGCGCTCGTTGGCGCAGATCCAGGCGAGCATCGCCCAGTCCGAACAGCAGCGCGCGACCTATCTGGTCGCGCTGTTCCTGGCGCTGGGCGGCGGCTGGCAGGACGGCGCCGCCTAAGGCGCCGATCTCGTGAAAGAAAAAGGCCGGTGCAGCGTGGGCTGCGCCGGCCTTTTTCATGGCTGCTTTGCCGGTCAGAGCGTCGCGTCGTCGTCGGCGGGCGAGTGGAATTCGTGCCACAAGCCGTTCAATATGCCGAAGCCGACCGCGAGGCCGAGGCCGAGTACCCAGGTAAAATACCACATGGCGTGTTCCTCCGGTCAGTAGAAATCGAGGTTGGTGCGAACGTCGTCGAGCGTGACGCGGCCGAACAACACCTTGAGCACCCACGCCGTGTAGGCGAGGACGATGGGCAGGAAGATCAGGGTCACGACGAGCATGATCCACAAGGTGAGGTGGCTCGACGAGGCATTCCAGACCATCAGGCTCGAATGCGGGTCGATCGAGCTGGGCAGGATGAAAGGGAACATCGACAGGCCGACCGTCGAGATGATCCCGACCACCGCGAGCGCCGAGCCGACGAAGAGCAGGCTCTGCTTGCGCCCGGCGATCGCGACATAGGCGAGGATCGGGCCCAGGAAGCCGAGGATCGGCGCGAGCAGCATCCACGGGTGGCGCCCATAATTGTCGAGCCATGCGCCCGCCGCCGGGACTGACGTTGCCCACAGCGGGTTCGAGGGGCCGGCGGGATCGAGTTCGCCCTCCAGCCGGTAGCCAATGTTCGTCGTGGCGACCATCGCGCCGCCGATTGCGAACAGCGCGATGACGAGCAGCGCGGCGATCTTGCCCCAGCGGCGCGCCCGGTCCATCACGACGCCGTCTTCGGCCTTGAGCGCGAGCCAGCCGGCGCCGTGCAGCACGACCATCGCCACCGACAGCAGGCCGGTGAGCAAGGTGAAGGGCGAAAAGAGGCCGAGCAGCGAGCCTTCGTAAAAGGCGCGCAGGTCGCTATCGAGGCGGAAGGGTGCGCCCAGAAGGACGTTGCCGACCGCGACCCCGAACACCAGTGCGGGGACGAAACCGCCGACGAACAGCGCCCAATCCCAGCGGCTGCGCCAGGCGGGATCGTCGTGCTTCGAGCGATATTTGAATGCCACGGGGCGCAGGATCAGCGCCGCGAGGACAAGTAATATCGCGAGATAGAAGCCCGAAAAGCTGATCGCATAGACAAAGGGCCATGCGGCGAAGATCGCGCCGCCGCCTAGGATCAGCCAAACCTGATGCCCCTCCCAAGTCGGGGCGATGCTGTTGATTGCCAGCCGCCGTTCCTCGTCGGTCCGCGCGATGAAGGGCAGCAGCGCGGCGACGCCGAGGTCGTAGCCGTCGGTGAGCGTGAAGCCGATCAGCAGCACGCCGAGAAGCAGCCACCAGATCAGGCGGAGCGTTTCATAGTCGAAGGGAATCGCCATCGTCTGATCCTCCTTATTCGGCCGGCAGCGGGGTATAGCCCGCGTCGGTGGGTTCGATGCCCGAGGCAAGGTCGCGGCCGCGCTTGGACTCGGGGCCCTTGCGGATCGCCGCGAGCATCAGCCGCACCTCGATGAAAGCGAGCGCGCTGTAGAGCAGGGTGAAGGCCGCGATGGTCGTCCAGACCTGCGCCACCGTCAGGCTCGATGCGCCGAGGAAGGTCGGCAGCACGCCCTCGATCGCCCATGGCTGGCGGCCATATTCGGCGAGCACCCAGCCCATTTCGGCGGCCAGCCACGGCAGCGGCATGATGATCACCGCGGCGCGCAGGAACCACTTCACATCGAAGCGCCGCACCGTCGCATAATAGAAGGCGAGGGCGAAGAAGCCGATGAAGAAGAAGCCGAGCCCCGCCATGAAGCGGAACAGCCAGAAGGTGACCGGGACGTTGGGCACCGTGTCCCACGCCGCCTGCATGACCTGGTCGGCGGTCGCGTTGCGCGGATCGGGGACATAACGCTTGAGCAGCATCGCATAGCCGAGGTTGCTGCGGTTCGCCTCGAAGATCGCGCGCGCGGTTGCGTTGGTGCGATCGGCCTTCAGATCCTCGAGCGCGCCATAGGCGAGCTTGCCGCTTTCGATGCGTTCCTGCGCGTGGAGGACCAGTTCGTTGATCCCCTGGACCTGCCCGGTCAGGCTGCGCGTCGAAATCAGGCCGAGGACATAGGGTATCTTGATTTCATAGCGCGTCTCGCGGTCCTTGACCGACGGCAGGCCGAAGAGCGTGAGCCCGGCGGGCGCCATTTCGGTGTGCCACATTGCCTCGATCGCGGCGAGTTTCATCTTCTGATGATCGGTGAGCGCATAGCCCGATTCGTCGCCGAGGACGACCACCGACAGCGAGGAGGCGAGGCCGAAGGCCGCGGCGACGGTCAGCGAGCGCTTCGCGAGCGCGGTGTAACGGCCGCGGAGCAGATACCAGGCCGAAATGCCGAGAACGAAGACCGAGGCGGTGACATAGCCGGCGCTGACCGTGTGGACGAACTTCGCCTGCGCGACGGGGTTGAACAGCACCGAATAAAAGTCGACGACTTCCATGCGCATCGTGTCGGGATTGAAGCGCGACCCGACCGGATTCTGCATCCAGCCGTTGGCGATCAGAATCCAAAGCGCCGAAAGATTGGAACCCAGCGCGACGAGGAAGGTGACGAGGAGATGGAGCTGCTTGGACAATTTGTCCCAGCCGAAGAACATCAGCCCGACGAAGGTCGCCTCGAGGAAAAAGGCCATGAGCCCCTCGATCGCGAGCGGCGCGCCGAAGATGTCGCCGACATAGTGCGAATAATAGGACCAGTTCATCCCGAATTCGAACTCCATCGTCAGGCCGGTCGCGACCCCGAGGACGAAGTTGATCCCGAACAGGCGGGCCCAGAAACGCGTGATGGTACGCCAGATTTCCCTTTCGGTGATGACATAGATGCTCTCCATGATCACCAGCATGAAGGAAAGCCCCAGCGTCAGCGGAACGAAGAGGAAATGGTACATCGCCGTAAGGGCGAATTGCAGGCGGGATAATTCGACTACGGCCAGGTCCATGGCGCCACTCCTGAACAGCGACTCGGCGGGGTGCCGCACGGCTTGCGGCATCGTCATTTAATGAATATGGGAATGTGTGAATATTAGAAAAATGTCAAGTAGAGATAACGCCACATCTGCAGCACCCGCCGCCAGCCGCGGTGCCTTGGCCGCTTGGCTTGGCGATGCCGTTGCCGCGGTGCTCTTCGCGCTCGCGCTCGCGCAATTGCTGGCGCTCCACGTCGCGCGCGACCTTCGCGGCGGCGGAGGGGGCGACGCGGGATTCGGCATTGCGGGCTGGGCGTGGATGCTGCTGCTGATTGGCGCGGCGCTGGCACGCGGCGCTTTGCAGGGCGGCGCCTTTGCGATCGGC
It encodes:
- a CDS encoding TetR/AcrR family transcriptional regulator, producing the protein MERSSTIKRRDAVATRASILAAAHQRFLREAYENVGLRDIAGDAGVDVALISRYFGGKEGLFREVVSDEAKPHLFREPKSIDELPGFLAQLVAEDDDADRHHRMEMFVIMLRSASSPKAGDIIRELVNRDVLEPLAGTIGGDQGEMRANMLLAILMGVGVLRTIMKVDNFELDAEEGAECVERFRCLFAAALTC
- a CDS encoding TolC family protein; the encoded protein is MMSRNVLLAGAAALALSGCAVGPAYVSPTPAAPGQTPFLEAGKSPAFTGEQPAGHWWSLFGDPTLDALVEEALAANTDLRVAAANLAQARAVLKESRAGRLPTTGISASGTYARQPGSVTGIGPVEGESYDVGLDIGYQVDLFGRVESAIRASRADADAVQAAFDLTRITVAAETTRAYADVCAYNRQLAVAEETLRIQEQTFDLTRRLFEGGRATRLDTGQAGALLEQTRATLPTLKAQRAGALYRLALLTGKPPAEAPQAALQCQAPPELDRPIPVGDGAALLARRPDIRRAERQLAAAAARVNVATADLYPSISIGGSVGSTADAVSGLGKSDSFRFSIGPLISWSFPNIAVARSRLKQAEAGADAALATFDGTWLGALQETESALANYAGELDRLAALRRAADEAGEAARIARLRYQAGRENFQVVLDAERSLAQIQASIAQSEQQRATYLVALFLALGGGWQDGAA
- the cydB gene encoding cytochrome d ubiquinol oxidase subunit II; the encoded protein is MAIPFDYETLRLIWWLLLGVLLIGFTLTDGYDLGVAALLPFIARTDEERRLAINSIAPTWEGHQVWLILGGGAIFAAWPFVYAISFSGFYLAILLVLAALILRPVAFKYRSKHDDPAWRSRWDWALFVGGFVPALVFGVAVGNVLLGAPFRLDSDLRAFYEGSLLGLFSPFTLLTGLLSVAMVVLHGAGWLALKAEDGVVMDRARRWGKIAALLVIALFAIGGAMVATTNIGYRLEGELDPAGPSNPLWATSVPAAGAWLDNYGRHPWMLLAPILGFLGPILAYVAIAGRKQSLLFVGSALAVVGIISTVGLSMFPFILPSSIDPHSSLMVWNASSSHLTLWIMLVVTLIFLPIVLAYTAWVLKVLFGRVTLDDVRTNLDFY
- the cydX gene encoding cytochrome bd-I oxidase subunit CydX, whose protein sequence is MWYFTWVLGLGLAVGFGILNGLWHEFHSPADDDATL
- a CDS encoding glycosyltransferase; this encodes MARAQHIVIIFHDFSFGGTEVIALRLAREWVAQGRRVTLLCGTFDGPLRSAVPRGVHTERLEPEIPRTPLSRLRLRRALSAAIARLRPDVLFLPGNFHHVLAGAVRDLPRRPKVVAKISNPLAPSAIPALRALLARAFRWAARDVDWFAAMSTGLADDVRALTGRAEVSVIFDPNIDTIINLPAARKVPGTGPLHLLAAGRLVEQKDFGLAVRVVAELAKHRDVRLTIAGDGPDAPRLARLARRLGVADRIALPGRLASIGPALDHADLLLITSRYEGGPAVAVEALERGVPVIATDCSHFLRDLLADGDCGAIVPSREPAAIAEAMLEWIDRQDRRPFSPAVVTEPFGTAFAARRYLDLFDRLAGAGGCAAAVSRSTPPRTGSESARRTRPLLRHRVRNYRPS
- a CDS encoding efflux RND transporter periplasmic adaptor subunit, with translation MQKRFLLAPVLCLSFALAACSGGGDQGQGGPPSLPVTVSQPLVRDVTEWDDFVGRFEAIDSVEVRPRASGYLQRVHFADGQYVRAGQLLFSIDARPNQAALDQARAQLARANATLANAKTEFARSATLAASQAASTEEVEQRRAAVRAGEADVAAAQAAVRSAQLNVGFTRVTAPISGRISQRLVDPGNAVTADQTVLTTIVSTSPIHFSFQGSEASLLGYERRGDKLDGAPVRIRLQGQQDYAISGRIDFVDNALSNGSGTITVRAVVPNPDGKLRPGMFGQLQLAASAPHAAVMVPDTAIVTDAARRLVYVIGDKNVVQARPVELGPVIDGLRVIRSGITAKDRVVVGGIQRAMPGKPAKIEAGRIGADGKVVPAKAAAKPAAAGAAAGKGGAQ
- a CDS encoding cytochrome ubiquinol oxidase subunit I, producing MDLAVVELSRLQFALTAMYHFLFVPLTLGLSFMLVIMESIYVITEREIWRTITRFWARLFGINFVLGVATGLTMEFEFGMNWSYYSHYVGDIFGAPLAIEGLMAFFLEATFVGLMFFGWDKLSKQLHLLVTFLVALGSNLSALWILIANGWMQNPVGSRFNPDTMRMEVVDFYSVLFNPVAQAKFVHTVSAGYVTASVFVLGISAWYLLRGRYTALAKRSLTVAAAFGLASSLSVVVLGDESGYALTDHQKMKLAAIEAMWHTEMAPAGLTLFGLPSVKDRETRYEIKIPYVLGLISTRSLTGQVQGINELVLHAQERIESGKLAYGALEDLKADRTNATARAIFEANRSNLGYAMLLKRYVPDPRNATADQVMQAAWDTVPNVPVTFWLFRFMAGLGFFFIGFFALAFYYATVRRFDVKWFLRAAVIIMPLPWLAAEMGWVLAEYGRQPWAIEGVLPTFLGASSLTVAQVWTTIAAFTLLYSALAFIEVRLMLAAIRKGPESKRGRDLASGIEPTDAGYTPLPAE
- a CDS encoding efflux RND transporter permease subunit; its protein translation is MNFSRFFVDRPIFAAVIAIFITLIGAFAYPQLPLAQYPEIAPPTISITASYPGASPDTIAETVSSTIEQEVNGVENMLYIQSSSTQGLAQITVTFQPGTDLDAAQVLVQNRVALAEPRLPEQVRQIGVQVNKQETGFLMIVALTTTDPAIDLDYVGNYANSTLRDRLLRLKGVGGVQIFGGGYYSMRVWIDPDKAAARNLTATEIVAALQSQNVQVAGGSVGAPPYGKGNPAFELPVEVPGRLVTPEQFANVVIKTDTQNGAITRLKDVARVELGSQDYGVRGVFNGQPGVGMAVIQQPGANALDAAKLVLDEVKAASKDFPPGLEYQIPFNPTEYVQASVSAVQETLIEAIILVVIVVLVFLQTWRAAIIPIIAIPVALIGTFAVQLALGFSINSLSLFALVLAVGIVVDDAIVVVEAVEKHIRQGLTPREAAHRTMSEVSGALIAIGLVLVAVFVPTAFIPGIPGIFYQQFAVTIAAATVFSLLTSLTLSPAMAALLLKPHEEHHAEPKNRIMRVVRRAANRFNDGFDRLSERYGTTTASLIRKTALMLGIYAVLLAATGWRLADTPTGFIPDQDQGVLIGVVQLPPGASLDRTSEVLARAQKTVSQIDGVESIATFSGLDGASFSTASNAGTMFIRLKDWSERGSDLSASALSGKLSGVLAMALPEANAFVIAPPAVQGLGNGNGFTMMLQAREGQNYRDLEKVTQAMMGGAQQVPDVTQVFSLFNTGSPRIFADVDRDKAQILGVDPSQVYAALGTYLASTYVNDFNFLGRTFRVTAQAEPSARSRIEDVGRLQVRSSSGEMVPLSSVATFRDDSGPTRVVRYNLFPAVELQGQAAPGVSSGAALTSMEGLAAKTMPQGFSYEWTGLAYQEKQAGSSAVLIFLLAVVFVFLVLAAQYESLPLPLAVILIVPMCILAAMLGVNLRGMDNNILTQVGLVVLIALAAKNAILIVEFAKQAEEEEGMAPLDAAVHAAQSRLRPILMTSFAFIFGVIPLAVASGPGQEMRQALGTAVTFGMLGVTIFGLIFTPIFYVVSRKLGYRVQQWFARGRTNKGGDAPLEMP